From the genome of Mycobacterium sp. 050128, one region includes:
- the infC gene encoding translation initiation factor IF-3, which translates to MSTETRVNERIRVPEVRLIGPGGEQVGIVRIEDALRVAADADLDLVEVAPNARPPVCKIMDYGKFKYEAAQKARESRRNQQQTVVKEQKLRPKIDDHDYETKKGHVIRFLEAGSKVKVTIMFRGREQSRPELGYRLLQRLGGDVAEYGFVETSAKQDGRNMTMVLAPHRGAKTRARAQHPEQQGPAPAQEADETDATGDDAASPN; encoded by the coding sequence ATCAGCACTGAGACCCGCGTCAACGAGCGCATCCGCGTACCTGAAGTCCGACTGATCGGCCCAGGGGGGGAGCAGGTAGGCATCGTGCGCATCGAAGACGCATTGCGCGTAGCCGCGGACGCCGATCTCGACCTCGTTGAAGTTGCCCCGAACGCCAGGCCACCGGTCTGCAAGATCATGGACTACGGCAAGTTCAAGTACGAGGCGGCGCAAAAGGCGCGCGAATCCCGCCGGAACCAGCAGCAGACCGTGGTCAAAGAGCAAAAGCTGCGACCCAAGATCGACGATCACGATTACGAGACCAAGAAGGGCCACGTAATCCGCTTCCTGGAGGCGGGATCGAAGGTAAAGGTCACCATTATGTTCCGCGGACGCGAGCAGTCCAGGCCCGAGCTGGGCTACCGATTGCTGCAGCGTCTGGGCGGGGACGTCGCCGAGTACGGATTCGTCGAAACGTCGGCCAAGCAGGACGGCCGCAACATGACGATGGTGCTGGCACCGCACCGCGGCGCCAAGACTCGCGCCAGGGCGCAGCACCCCGAACAACAGGGACCCGCGCCGGCGCAGGAGGCCGATGAGACCGATGCAACCGGCGACGACGCAGCTTCACCGAACTGA
- the pheT gene encoding phenylalanine--tRNA ligase subunit beta — protein sequence MRIPYSWLREVVSAGAPGWDVGAADLEQTLVRIGHEVEEVVTLGPVDGPLTVGRVAAIEELTEFKKPIRACLVDVGEGEDRKIVCGATNFAVGDLVVVALPGTTLPGGFAITARKTYGRSSDGMICSASELGLGSDHSGILVLPPGTAEPGASGAEVLGLDDVVFNLAITPDRGYCMSVRGLAREIACAYDLNFVDPADVKPLPADGEAWPLTVQAETGVQRFALRPVTGIDPAALSPWWLQRRLLLCGIRAMSPAVDVTNYVMLELGHPMHAHDRNRITGGFKVRFALPGETVVTLDDIERKLDPADVLIADDVATTAIGGVMGAASTEVRADSTDVLLEAAVWDPAAISRTQRRLHLPSEAARRYERAVDPAISVAALDRCAALLADITGAAVAPTLTDWRGDPPRDDWSLPPISIAADLADRFAGVAYAAGTTTRRLTQIGAAVTENGDMLTVTPPSWRPDLLQPADLVEEVLRLEGLEVIPSVLPPAPAGRGLTKMQKRRRAIGKSLAQSGYVEILPTPFLPAGVFDLWGLPPDDPRRTATRVLNPLDADRPELATTLLPGLLEALGRNVSRGLVDVALYAIAQVVRPTEQTRGVELIPVHRRPTDAEIATLDTSLPRQPEHVAAVLAGLREPRGPWGPGRAVDAADAFEAVRIIARASGIDVTLRAAQYLPWHPGRCAEVVVADTVVGHAGQLHPAVIERSGLPKGTCAVELDLEALPITELLAAPKVSPFPAVFQDVSLVVAADVPAQAVADAVREGAGELLEDMQLFDVFTGPQIGENHKSLTFALRFRAPDRTLTEDDASAARDAAVRRAAEVVGAEMRA from the coding sequence ATGCGTATTCCGTATAGCTGGCTGCGCGAAGTCGTTTCCGCCGGAGCGCCGGGCTGGGATGTCGGCGCCGCCGATCTCGAGCAGACGCTGGTGCGCATTGGCCACGAGGTCGAGGAAGTCGTCACCCTGGGCCCGGTCGATGGTCCGCTGACCGTGGGCCGGGTCGCCGCGATCGAGGAGCTCACCGAATTCAAGAAGCCGATCCGCGCCTGCCTGGTCGACGTCGGCGAGGGTGAAGATCGTAAAATCGTCTGCGGCGCAACCAACTTCGCGGTGGGTGATCTGGTGGTGGTGGCGCTGCCCGGCACCACGCTGCCCGGCGGATTCGCGATCACCGCCCGCAAGACCTACGGCCGTAGCTCCGACGGCATGATCTGCTCGGCGTCCGAACTCGGCTTGGGCTCAGACCATTCCGGGATTCTGGTGCTGCCACCGGGAACCGCCGAACCGGGCGCCAGCGGCGCCGAGGTGCTGGGGCTGGACGACGTGGTCTTCAACCTGGCCATCACGCCGGACCGCGGCTACTGCATGTCGGTGCGCGGCCTGGCCCGCGAGATCGCCTGCGCCTACGACCTGAATTTCGTCGATCCGGCAGACGTCAAGCCGCTGCCGGCCGACGGCGAGGCGTGGCCGCTGACCGTGCAGGCCGAGACCGGTGTGCAGCGGTTCGCGCTGCGGCCGGTCACCGGGATCGATCCGGCCGCGCTGTCGCCGTGGTGGCTGCAGCGCCGGCTGTTGCTGTGCGGCATCCGCGCGATGTCCCCGGCCGTGGACGTGACCAACTACGTGATGCTGGAACTGGGCCACCCGATGCATGCCCACGACCGCAACCGCATCACCGGGGGATTCAAGGTGCGCTTCGCGCTGCCCGGCGAGACCGTCGTCACGCTGGATGACATTGAGCGCAAACTCGATCCGGCCGATGTGCTGATCGCCGACGACGTCGCGACGACCGCGATCGGCGGCGTGATGGGCGCGGCGAGCACCGAGGTGCGCGCCGACTCCACCGACGTGCTGTTGGAAGCCGCGGTGTGGGACCCGGCCGCCATTTCGCGCACCCAGCGGCGGCTGCACCTGCCCAGCGAGGCCGCGCGTCGATACGAGCGCGCTGTCGACCCGGCCATTTCGGTGGCCGCGCTGGACCGCTGTGCCGCGCTGCTGGCCGACATCACCGGGGCAGCGGTAGCGCCGACGCTGACCGATTGGCGCGGGGATCCGCCGCGCGACGACTGGTCGCTACCGCCGATCTCGATTGCCGCCGACCTGGCGGACCGTTTCGCCGGCGTGGCCTACGCCGCGGGCACCACCACCCGGCGGCTCACCCAAATCGGCGCCGCGGTAACCGAAAACGGCGACATGCTGACCGTGACCCCGCCGAGCTGGCGGCCCGATCTGTTGCAGCCCGCCGACCTCGTCGAGGAGGTGCTGCGGCTGGAAGGACTCGAGGTGATTCCGTCTGTGCTGCCGCCGGCGCCCGCCGGCCGCGGCCTGACGAAGATGCAGAAACGCCGCCGCGCGATCGGCAAGTCGCTGGCGCAGTCCGGGTATGTCGAGATCCTGCCGACGCCGTTCTTGCCGGCCGGTGTGTTCGACCTCTGGGGCCTGCCGCCCGACGACCCGCGGCGCACCGCGACGCGGGTGCTCAACCCGCTGGACGCCGATCGCCCGGAGCTGGCCACCACGCTGCTGCCCGGATTGCTGGAAGCGTTGGGGCGCAACGTGTCCCGTGGCCTGGTCGACGTAGCGCTGTATGCCATCGCGCAGGTGGTGCGGCCGACCGAGCAGACCCGCGGCGTGGAACTGATTCCCGTCCACCGCCGGCCGACCGATGCCGAGATCGCGACGCTCGACACCTCGCTGCCCCGCCAGCCCGAGCACGTCGCCGCGGTGCTGGCCGGGCTGCGCGAACCCCGGGGCCCGTGGGGTCCCGGCCGTGCCGTCGACGCCGCCGATGCGTTCGAGGCGGTGCGAATCATCGCGCGCGCCAGTGGAATTGACGTCACGCTGCGCGCGGCGCAGTACCTGCCGTGGCATCCCGGCCGCTGCGCCGAGGTCGTCGTCGCCGACACCGTCGTCGGCCACGCGGGTCAACTGCACCCCGCGGTCATCGAGCGGTCCGGTCTGCCAAAGGGAACCTGCGCCGTCGAGCTCGACCTCGAGGCGCTGCCGATCACCGAGCTGTTGGCGGCGCCCAAGGTGTCACCGTTCCCGGCCGTCTTCCAGGACGTCAGCCTGGTGGTGGCTGCGGACGTGCCGGCCCAGGCGGTGGCCGATGCGGTGCGCGAGGGGGCGGGCGAGCTGCTGGAAGACATGCAGCTGTTCGACGTGTTCACCGGCCCGCAGATCGGCGAGAATCACAAGTCGCTGACCTTTGCGCTGCGGTTCCGCGCCCCGGACCGCACGCTGACCGAAGACGACGCCAGCGCGGCCCGCGATGCCGCGGTGCGGCGCGCCGCCGAGGTGGTCGGCGCCGAAATGCGCGCCTAG
- the rplT gene encoding 50S ribosomal protein L20, with protein MARVKRAVNAHKKRRSVLTASKGYRGQRSRLYCKAKEQQLHSLQYAYRDRRARKGEFRKLWISRINAAARANDITYNRLIQGLKAAGVEVDRKNLADIAITDPAAFTALVDVARAALPKDVNAPSGEAA; from the coding sequence ATGGCACGCGTGAAGCGGGCAGTCAACGCCCACAAGAAGAGGCGCAGCGTCCTGACGGCCTCGAAAGGCTATCGCGGCCAGCGGTCTCGGCTCTATTGCAAAGCCAAAGAGCAGCAGCTGCATTCGTTGCAGTACGCGTACCGCGACCGCCGTGCCCGCAAGGGTGAGTTCCGCAAGTTGTGGATCTCGCGGATCAACGCGGCGGCCCGCGCCAACGACATCACCTACAACCGGCTGATCCAGGGCCTCAAGGCCGCCGGTGTGGAAGTCGACCGCAAAAACCTGGCCGACATCGCGATCACCGATCCGGCGGCGTTCACCGCGCTGGTCGATGTCGCCCGGGCGGCATTGCCCAAGGATGTCAACGCGCCCTCCGGAGAAGCTGCTTAA
- a CDS encoding TrmH family RNA methyltransferase — protein MLTERSARVAAAVKLHRHVVRRRANQFLAEGQNLVEAASSRGLVREVFVTELAAQRHATLLAGQQGPVHLVTDRAAKALSDTVTPAGLVAVCDMPATGLQQALTGSPRLVAVAVEIGEPGNAGTLIRLADAMGAAAVILAGHSVDPYNGKCLRASAGSIFSLPVVADPDVDAVLGALRAAGLQALATTVDGGMRLDEADELLRRPTAWLFGPESHGLPEEITDQADHRVRIPMSGGAESLNVAAAAAICLYQSAQALGVMQGF, from the coding sequence GTGCTCACCGAGCGCTCGGCCCGGGTGGCCGCGGCGGTCAAATTGCATCGCCACGTCGTGCGACGACGGGCGAACCAGTTCCTGGCCGAAGGCCAAAATCTGGTCGAGGCCGCGTCGTCGCGCGGCTTGGTCCGCGAGGTGTTCGTCACCGAACTCGCGGCGCAGCGGCACGCGACCCTGCTCGCCGGGCAGCAGGGTCCGGTACACCTGGTCACCGACCGTGCGGCAAAAGCCTTGTCCGACACCGTTACTCCGGCGGGGCTGGTCGCTGTCTGCGACATGCCGGCAACCGGACTCCAGCAGGCGCTGACCGGTTCACCACGGCTGGTCGCGGTGGCTGTCGAGATCGGCGAGCCGGGCAACGCGGGCACGCTGATCCGTCTCGCCGACGCCATGGGCGCCGCCGCGGTGATTCTCGCGGGGCACAGCGTCGACCCCTATAACGGCAAGTGCCTGCGCGCATCGGCCGGCAGCATCTTCTCGCTTCCGGTCGTCGCCGACCCTGACGTCGACGCGGTGCTGGGTGCGCTGCGTGCCGCCGGGTTGCAGGCGCTGGCCACCACCGTCGACGGCGGGATGCGTCTGGACGAGGCCGACGAGCTGTTGCGCAGGCCGACGGCGTGGCTGTTCGGCCCCGAATCGCACGGCTTGCCCGAAGAGATCACCGATCAGGCCGACCATCGCGTGCGCATCCCGATGTCGGGCGGCGCCGAGAGCCTGAATGTGGCTGCCGCCGCGGCGATCTGCCTGTACCAAAGCGCCCAGGCGCTGGGTGTGATGCAGGGTTTCTAA
- a CDS encoding rhomboid-like protein, with the protein MFGGLLSRLGRIRFTVGYAAVLLAVSCAILVLGQHAHDIIVARASTNLHNLAHGHIGTLLGSALVVDAGPLWFWLPFLTCLLALAELHLQTIRLVIAFVVGHIGATLVVAAALASAVEFGWLPVSISRASDVGMSYGALAVLGAMTAAIPQRWRPAWIGWWISAGLASAIIGADFTDAGHTVAVILGVLVSARFRQPIRWTPVLIAMLVASSGFGFLVLAHHWGTMAAAPVVGALGAFVAYKLTQLRTSRNTAAAGEQAPTALQPALVG; encoded by the coding sequence ATGTTTGGGGGACTGCTTTCCCGGCTCGGCCGGATCCGTTTCACCGTGGGGTATGCCGCGGTGCTGCTTGCGGTGAGCTGCGCCATCCTGGTGCTCGGCCAGCACGCGCATGACATCATCGTCGCGCGTGCCAGCACCAACCTGCACAACCTGGCGCACGGACACATCGGAACACTGCTGGGCAGCGCGCTGGTCGTCGACGCCGGTCCGCTGTGGTTCTGGTTGCCGTTCCTGACCTGCCTGCTGGCGCTTGCCGAGCTGCATCTGCAGACCATCCGGTTGGTGATCGCGTTCGTGGTCGGCCACATCGGTGCGACGTTGGTCGTGGCGGCCGCTCTTGCCTCCGCGGTCGAGTTCGGCTGGCTGCCGGTATCGATCTCGCGGGCCAGCGACGTCGGGATGAGCTACGGCGCGCTGGCGGTGCTCGGCGCGATGACGGCCGCGATACCGCAGCGGTGGCGTCCGGCGTGGATCGGCTGGTGGATCTCGGCGGGCCTGGCCTCGGCGATCATCGGCGCCGACTTCACCGACGCGGGGCACACCGTCGCCGTGATCCTGGGCGTGCTGGTCTCCGCCCGGTTCCGTCAACCGATCCGCTGGACGCCGGTGCTGATCGCGATGCTGGTGGCGTCGTCCGGCTTCGGCTTCCTGGTCCTGGCTCACCACTGGGGAACGATGGCCGCGGCTCCGGTCGTCGGGGCGCTCGGCGCTTTTGTGGCGTACAAGCTCACCCAGCTCAGGACGTCGCGCAACACGGCGGCAGCCGGCGAGCAAGCACCCACCGCCCTGCAGCCGGCCCTGGTCGGCTAA
- a CDS encoding oxygenase MpaB family protein, translating into MTTASTTAADPLGPDSLTWKYFGDLRTGMMGVWIGAIQNMYPQLGAGVEEHSILLREPLQRVARSVYPIMGVVYDGDRAPLTGAQIKHYHDTIKGIDAEGRRYHALNPETFYWAHATFFMLIVKVAEYFCGGLTEAEKRQLFDEHVQWYRMYGMSMRPVPGSWEEFQEYWDRVCRDELEINRATLDIFRIRIPKPKFVLMPTPIWDQIFKPLVAGQRWIAAGLFEPAVREKAGMRWTPGDEILLRVFGKLIALAFQAVPDEIRLHPRALAAYRRAEGRVPLNAPLVEAPTFMAPPRDRRGLPMHYFPPHKSLIERAGSLVHTTLSLAGLRPAGGRKKVA; encoded by the coding sequence ATGACAACCGCATCGACCACAGCCGCTGATCCTCTTGGGCCAGATTCCCTTACCTGGAAGTACTTTGGCGACCTGCGCACCGGAATGATGGGCGTCTGGATCGGGGCGATCCAGAACATGTACCCACAGCTCGGTGCGGGCGTCGAGGAGCATTCGATCCTGCTGCGCGAGCCCCTGCAGCGGGTGGCCCGGTCGGTGTACCCGATCATGGGCGTGGTCTACGACGGCGATCGCGCGCCCCTGACGGGTGCGCAGATCAAGCACTACCACGACACCATCAAGGGGATCGATGCCGAAGGCCGCCGGTACCACGCGCTGAACCCCGAGACCTTCTACTGGGCGCACGCCACCTTCTTCATGCTCATCGTCAAGGTCGCCGAATACTTTTGCGGCGGCCTGACCGAGGCCGAGAAGCGCCAGCTGTTCGACGAGCACGTGCAGTGGTACCGGATGTACGGCATGAGCATGCGGCCGGTGCCGGGGTCCTGGGAGGAATTCCAGGAGTACTGGGACCGGGTCTGCCGCGACGAGCTGGAGATCAACCGGGCGACGCTGGACATCTTCCGGATCCGCATCCCGAAGCCGAAGTTCGTCCTGATGCCGACGCCGATCTGGGACCAGATCTTCAAGCCGTTGGTGGCCGGGCAGCGCTGGATCGCGGCCGGCCTATTTGAGCCGGCCGTACGCGAGAAGGCGGGCATGCGTTGGACGCCGGGCGACGAAATCCTGCTGCGGGTGTTCGGCAAGCTGATCGCGCTGGCGTTCCAGGCGGTGCCCGACGAGATCCGGCTGCATCCGCGGGCGCTGGCCGCCTACCGCCGCGCCGAGGGCCGGGTTCCGCTGAATGCGCCGCTGGTCGAGGCGCCCACGTTCATGGCACCGCCGCGCGACCGCCGCGGACTGCCGATGCACTATTTTCCCCCGCATAAGTCGCTGATCGAGCGCGCCGGGTCGCTGGTGCACACCACGCTCTCGCTGGCCGGGCTGCGCCCCGCCGGGGGCCGCAAGAAAGTCGCTTAG
- a CDS encoding adenylate/guanylate cyclase domain-containing protein — protein MELAPRDPDPGESFDKDSDSVTTVPRSSVSRHTAAQWWQTANHSPGVVAFIRRARRMLPGDPEFGDPLSTAGDGGPRAAARAADRLLGDRDAASREVSLSVLQVWQALTEAVSRRPANPEVTLVFTDLVGFSTWSLQAGDDAALTLLRQVARAVEPPLLDAGGHIVKRMGDGIMAVFRRPDVAVRAVVEADDALREVEVGGYRPRMRVGIHTGRPQRLAADWLGVDVNIAARVMERATKGGIMISGSALDLIPQDELDAMGVVAKRARKSMFTPKTPGIPPDLAIYRLEYY, from the coding sequence GTGGAACTCGCGCCGCGCGATCCGGATCCGGGCGAGTCCTTTGACAAGGACTCAGATTCGGTGACGACGGTGCCCCGATCTTCGGTGTCGAGACACACCGCGGCCCAGTGGTGGCAGACCGCCAATCACAGCCCGGGCGTGGTGGCCTTCATCCGGCGGGCGCGGCGGATGCTGCCGGGCGATCCCGAATTCGGCGACCCGCTGTCGACGGCGGGTGACGGCGGCCCGCGGGCGGCCGCCCGCGCCGCCGACCGGTTGCTGGGGGATCGCGACGCGGCGTCGCGCGAAGTCAGTCTGAGCGTGCTGCAGGTCTGGCAGGCGCTGACCGAAGCGGTGTCGCGCCGTCCGGCGAATCCGGAGGTGACGCTCGTCTTCACCGATCTGGTCGGCTTCTCGACGTGGTCGCTGCAGGCCGGTGACGATGCGGCGCTCACCTTGCTGCGCCAGGTGGCCCGCGCGGTGGAGCCGCCGCTGCTCGATGCGGGCGGGCACATCGTCAAGCGGATGGGCGACGGCATCATGGCGGTGTTCCGGCGTCCCGACGTCGCGGTGCGGGCCGTGGTGGAGGCCGACGACGCCCTGCGGGAGGTCGAGGTGGGCGGCTATCGGCCCCGGATGCGGGTCGGGATCCACACCGGGCGGCCGCAGCGGCTGGCCGCCGACTGGCTCGGTGTCGACGTCAACATCGCCGCGCGCGTGATGGAGCGTGCCACCAAGGGCGGGATCATGATCTCGGGTTCGGCGCTGGATCTGATCCCGCAGGACGAGCTGGACGCCATGGGCGTCGTCGCTAAACGCGCACGTAAATCAATGTTTACGCCCAAGACCCCGGGCATCCCGCCGGACTTGGCGATTTACCGCTTGGAATACTATTAG
- the rpmI gene encoding 50S ribosomal protein L35, with the protein MPKAKSHSGATKRFRRTGTGKIVRQKVNRRHLLEHKPSKRTRRLDGRTEVAANDTRRVNAMLNG; encoded by the coding sequence ATGCCCAAGGCCAAGTCCCACAGCGGGGCGACCAAGCGATTCCGTCGTACCGGGACCGGAAAAATCGTCCGCCAGAAAGTCAATCGTCGACACCTGCTCGAGCACAAGCCGAGCAAGCGCACCCGCCGGCTCGACGGCCGCACCGAGGTTGCGGCCAACGACACCAGGCGTGTCAACGCGATGCTGAACGGCTGA
- the pheS gene encoding phenylalanine--tRNA ligase subunit alpha, which produces MGDQPVDLSPEALAVAVDAARGALAGAGSLEALAQIKTEHLGDRSPIAVARQSLGTLPKEERSDAGKRVNTARGEVQSAYDERLAVLRAERDAAVLVAESIDVTLPSTRQPPGARHPITILAEHVADTFIAMGWELAEGPEVETEQFNFDALNFPPDHPARSEQDTFYVAPEDSRQLLRTHTSPVQVRTLLERELPVYIVSIGRTFRTDELDSTHTPVFHQVEGLAVDRGLSMAHLRGTLDAFARAEFGPEARTRIRPHFFPFTEPSAEVDVWFVGKKGGAGWVEWGGCGMVHPNVLRAAGIDPEVYSGFAFGMGLERTLQFRNGIPDMRDMVEGDIRFSLPFGVGL; this is translated from the coding sequence GTGGGTGATCAACCCGTCGACCTGTCGCCGGAAGCGTTGGCCGTGGCAGTCGATGCTGCGCGCGGGGCGTTGGCCGGGGCCGGCAGCCTGGAGGCGCTGGCACAGATCAAAACCGAGCACCTCGGCGACCGCTCGCCGATCGCGGTGGCGAGACAGTCGCTGGGCACCCTGCCCAAGGAGGAGCGCTCCGACGCCGGCAAGCGCGTGAACACCGCGCGTGGCGAGGTGCAGAGTGCCTACGACGAACGCCTGGCCGTGCTGCGTGCCGAGCGCGACGCGGCCGTGCTGGTCGCCGAAAGCATCGATGTCACATTGCCGTCGACCCGCCAACCTCCCGGCGCCCGACACCCGATCACGATCCTGGCCGAACACGTCGCGGACACCTTCATCGCGATGGGGTGGGAGCTGGCCGAGGGCCCCGAGGTCGAAACCGAGCAGTTCAACTTCGACGCCCTGAACTTCCCGCCCGACCACCCGGCGCGCAGCGAGCAGGACACCTTCTACGTCGCGCCGGAGGATTCCCGCCAATTGCTGCGCACCCACACCTCGCCCGTTCAGGTACGCACGCTGCTGGAGCGCGAACTGCCGGTTTACATCGTCTCGATCGGCCGCACCTTCCGCACCGACGAACTCGACTCCACCCACACGCCGGTGTTCCACCAAGTCGAGGGCCTCGCCGTGGACCGCGGCTTGTCGATGGCGCACCTGCGCGGCACCCTCGATGCGTTCGCGCGCGCGGAGTTCGGCCCCGAGGCGCGTACCCGGATCCGGCCGCACTTCTTCCCGTTCACCGAGCCCTCCGCCGAGGTCGACGTGTGGTTCGTCGGCAAAAAGGGCGGTGCCGGCTGGGTGGAATGGGGCGGCTGCGGCATGGTTCATCCAAACGTGTTGCGCGCCGCCGGAATTGATCCCGAGGTCTACTCGGGCTTCGCATTCGGGATGGGCCTGGAACGCACCCTGCAGTTCCGCAACGGCATCCCCGACATGCGCGACATGGTCGAAGGTGACATCCGGTTCTCGTTGCCGTTCGGGGTGGGTCTGTAA